In the genome of Leguminivora glycinivorella isolate SPB_JAAS2020 chromosome 21, LegGlyc_1.1, whole genome shotgun sequence, one region contains:
- the LOC125237583 gene encoding uncharacterized protein LOC125237583 → MGRGATANCGRDVPLPNSGGAAPGAIDDATAPQGVDAQSGGGVAPTRRQKRRAKARANRDAQEGAGPSTSGAGRQATKRSLGASGDSSLLAGDHKRTRVGGTFAEVAASEKMAIVPVTFPEEKVLLEHRSAIVSVLLVALDEAADPMPDITLGAVTGGALHITCGGSDAVGWLRSVIGRGEIGGRRLKVVAAKDLPKPVKMAWRTAIDGSQDVALALRVMQRRNPKLRTDEWKVVDTVMSELNTRRIVLMDQVSADVIREAGYVLHSGLDTSHFKLLETGKEREHEEAGVEPGTDGGEGDSAADKAAGAAGAATGEAPERDAPPGAPAEVAGDRSEAGEVVLVGESLAGLRWARESSPISSMAGSEDLRGLEELYLEGTTSPMSCDNTVQEVAADLSTTKH, encoded by the coding sequence ATGGGCCGCGGAGCAACGGCCAACTGCGGGAGGGACGTGCCGCTTCCAAATTCTGGTGGGGCGGCTCCGGGCGCCATTGACGACGCTACTGCACCCCAGGGTGTGGATGCGCAGTCGGGTGGAGGAGTAGCCCCAACCAGGAGGCAGAAGAGGCGTGCGAAGGCGCGGGCGAACCGAGACGCGCAAGAGGGGGCCGGACCCTCCACTAGTGGGGCGGGGAGGCAGGCAACTAAGAGGTCACTGGGGGCCAGTGGCGACTCTTCTCTGCTCGCTGGCGACCACAAGCGAACAAGGGTGGGGGGGACGTTCGCTGAGGTAGCGGCGAGCGAGAAGATGGCCATCGTCCCAGTGACCTTTCCAGAGGAGAAGGTGTTGTTGGAGCATAGGTCGGCCATAGTGAGCGTCCTGCTCGTGGCGTTAGACGAGGCGGCCGATCCTATGCCCGACATCACGTTAGGTGCTGTCACGGGGGGTGCGCTTCACATCACCTGCGGAGGAAGCGACGCAGTGGGATGGCTCCGCTCGGTGATCGGAAGAGGAGAGATCGGCGGGCGGCGCCTGAAAGTCGTGGCTGCCAAAGATCTGCCGAAACCGGTCAAGATGGCCTGGCGTACGGCGATTGATGGCAGTCAGGACGTGGCGCTGGCTCTGCGGGTGATGCAGAGGCGCAACCCCAAACTCCGCACCGACGAGTGGAAGGTGGTCGACACCGTGATGTCGGAGCTGAACACCAGGCGCATCGTCCTGATGGACCAGGTGTCAGCTGACGTCATCAGGGAGGCCGGCTACGTTCTGCACTCGGGGCTCGACACCAGCCACTTCAAGCTCCTGGAGACGGGGAAGGAGCGTGAGCATGAAGAGGCTGGGGTGGAGCCCGGTACGGACGGGGGGGAGGGGGACTCGGCGGCCGACAAGGCTGCGGGCGCCGCGGGGGCGGCGACGGGGGAGGCCCCGGAGCGGGACGCGCCGCCTGGCGCTCCTGCGGAGGTGGCTGGGGACCGGTCGGAGGCGGGGGAAGTGGTGCTAGTCGGGGAGAGTCTCGCTGGGCTGCGCTGGGCCCGAGAGTCGTCACCGATCTCGTCGATGGCGGGCTCGGAGGACCTGCGCGGTCTGGAAGAACTCTACCTGGAGGGCACCACTTCGCCCATGTCCTGCGACAACACGGTCCAGGAGGTGGCCGCTGATCTCAGCACCACCAAACACTAA